A DNA window from Palaemon carinicauda isolate YSFRI2023 chromosome 39, ASM3689809v2, whole genome shotgun sequence contains the following coding sequences:
- the LOC137630888 gene encoding LOW QUALITY PROTEIN: zinc metalloproteinase nas-4-like (The sequence of the model RefSeq protein was modified relative to this genomic sequence to represent the inferred CDS: deleted 2 bases in 2 codons): MSWLARASRIFLFICLVNQGTTSDVTLPDVILGNPNSGKYDVLGPAISEKEFEESLSLNITGDFDTKEDPITSSGFFQGDIMVDDEDHLIQIVKGDPQGQLSAIKNPRRAWPGGSIPYVISSSFSSQERALIARAMAEYHQKTCIRFVPRSTHRDYIHIVRGQGCSSSVGRTGGVQVVSLGNGCVHFGVIIHELMHAAGFWHEQSRYDRDNYVTIYWANILPGLQYNFDKNSNGVTTDLGLPYDYASIMHYGSYAFTRRYGSPTIVPKRSGVTIGQRNGFSQLDIQSLNLLYKCSGVKPNPGPGPNPEGCTDNHNFCSSWASLGYCGSNPGYMNINCKKSCNKCAGGSCTDIGKYCASWTTQGECNKNPAYMKKYCQQSCNLCASAKTCFDSNQYCEDWARKGECSRNAAYMRIGCKKSCGMC; encoded by the exons ATGTCTTGGCTTGCCCGCGCCAGTCGGATCTTCTTGTTCATTTGTCTTGTGAACCAAGGCACAACTTCAGATGTCACTCTC CCGGATGTCATCTTAGGAAACCCGAATTCg ggTAAATACGACGTACTGGGTCCCGCCATATCTGAGAAAGAGTTCGAGGAGAGCTTAAGCCTCAATATCACAGGCGATTTCGACACCAAAGAGGACCCCATCACTTCTTCAGGATTCTTCCAAGGGGACATCATGGTAGATGATGAGGACCACTTGATCCAGATCGTAAAG GGTGACCCACAAGGTCAACTCAGCGCCATCAAGAATCCCAGAAGGGCTTGGCCA GGGGGCTCCATTCCTTACGTCATATCCTCTTCTTTCT CAAGCCAAGAAAGGGCACTGATAGCCAGGGCAATGGCCGAGTACCACCAGAAAACGTGCATCCGCTTCGTGCCGAGGTCAACACACCGAGATTACATCCACATCGTAAGGGGACAAGG TTGCTCGAGTTCAGTGGGGCGCACTGGCGGCGTTCAGGTGGTATCACTAGGCAACGGTTGCGTTCATTTTGGCGTCATCATTCACGAGCTCATGCACGCAGCCGGATTCTGGCATGAACAGTCTCGTTACGACCGAGATAACTACGTAACAATCTACTGGGCGAATATTCTCCCTGGTCTACAATATAACTTCGATAAG AACTCCAACGGCGTGACGACCGACCTAGGCCTACCCTACGACTACGCCTCCATCATGCACTACGGGTCGTACGCCTTCACCCGGAGGTACGGGTCCCCAACCATCGTTCCCAAGAGATCGGGCGTCACCATCGGACAACGGAATGGATTTTCTCAG TTAGACATCCAGAGTCTCAACTTGCTGTACAAGTGTTCCGGTGTTAAACCAAATCCTGGTCCAGGACCGAACCCAGAAGGATGTACAGACAACCATAACTTTTGCTCCTCCTGGGCTTCGTTGGGCTACTGCGGAAGTAATCCCGGCTACATGAACATCAACTGCAAAAAATCTTGCAATAAATGCG CTGGAGGCTCTTGTACAGACATTGGGAAATACTGTGCAAGTTGGACTACCCAGGGAGAATGTAACAAGAATCCAGCCTATATGAAAAAATACTGCCAACAGTCTTGCAACCTATGTGCAA GTGCCAAAACCTGTTTCGACTCCAACCAATACTGCGAAGACTGGGCCAGGAAAGGAGAGTGCTCGAGGAACGCTGCTTACATGCGAATCGGCTGCAAGAAATCGTGTGGGATGTGTTAA